A genomic stretch from Lysobacter soyae includes:
- a CDS encoding primosomal protein N', with amino-acid sequence MKIQVVVPRPMLQAFDYSIDASFGNGPWAGCRVRVPFGNTQLVGVAISEPEETAADAMLKPIDARLDAEPVFTPELWANLGWLARYLHMPLGEVLATALPTVLRNGGEIPPQTETFWQLSESGATARGNVRGAKQKQVLELLAAGELASRDPALEDSTATLRSLLGKGWIARVERPLTAPALPDLAEGAFALNDEQAAAADAIKAAEGFQAFLLDGVTGSGKTEVYLAAIRDCILSGKQALVLVPEIGLTPQTVRRFEKHLGIPVHAFHSGMTDLARLQTWQAANSGNTHVVLGTRSAVFMPLARPGLIVIDEAHDSSYKQLDGIRYNAHDFALVRARGLNVPIVMGSATPGMEDLHAASQGRFTYLRLSKRAGVAKPPRVRIMDVRKQALEAGLSRDLIGRIRGALDAGGQVLVFRNRRGYAPVLMCRDCGWSAQCQRCDAAMTVHGHGRRLQCHHCGASRAAPTACPNCNNLALEPQGQGTERIETFLADHFDDVPVIRIDRGSTQRKDAMARHFETLGDAPGILVGTQMLAKGHDLPKLALVAVLGIDEALFSTDFRASERVAQLLIQVAGRAGRAEIPGEVILQTHHPDHPLLNTLVDGGYHAFADAELGLREAAGFPPFAHMALLRAEAKQAEPPRAFLQAARRLFDDPRVEVSGPVPAPMQKRAGFERMQLFISSKDRKALHAALDAIVPQLYASPQARKVRWSLDIDPIDLY; translated from the coding sequence CTGAAGATTCAGGTCGTTGTCCCCCGGCCGATGCTTCAAGCCTTTGATTATTCGATCGATGCATCGTTCGGAAACGGCCCGTGGGCGGGCTGTCGGGTTCGGGTGCCCTTCGGCAACACCCAGCTGGTCGGCGTGGCCATCTCCGAGCCCGAAGAGACCGCCGCGGACGCGATGCTCAAGCCCATTGATGCGCGCTTGGATGCCGAGCCTGTCTTCACCCCCGAACTTTGGGCCAATCTCGGATGGCTGGCGCGCTATTTGCACATGCCCTTGGGCGAAGTGCTGGCAACCGCCCTGCCCACGGTGCTGCGTAATGGCGGCGAGATCCCGCCGCAGACCGAGACGTTTTGGCAACTTTCCGAAAGCGGGGCGACGGCCCGGGGCAATGTGCGTGGCGCGAAACAAAAGCAGGTGCTTGAGCTTTTGGCCGCGGGTGAACTTGCCAGCCGTGATCCCGCGCTGGAAGATTCGACCGCCACACTGCGCAGCTTGCTCGGGAAGGGTTGGATCGCCCGCGTGGAACGACCGCTGACGGCACCGGCTTTACCGGACTTGGCCGAAGGCGCCTTCGCACTCAATGACGAACAAGCCGCGGCGGCGGACGCGATCAAAGCCGCCGAAGGGTTTCAAGCCTTCTTATTGGACGGTGTGACCGGCAGCGGCAAGACCGAGGTATATCTGGCGGCGATTCGCGACTGCATCTTGTCAGGCAAGCAAGCCCTGGTATTGGTGCCTGAAATCGGCCTCACCCCGCAGACCGTGCGGCGGTTCGAAAAACATCTCGGCATTCCGGTGCATGCGTTTCATTCGGGTATGACCGACTTGGCGCGCTTACAGACCTGGCAGGCAGCGAACAGTGGCAACACCCATGTGGTGCTCGGCACGCGTTCGGCCGTGTTCATGCCGTTAGCGCGTCCGGGCCTGATTGTCATCGATGAAGCACACGACAGCAGTTACAAACAGTTGGACGGCATTCGCTACAACGCGCATGATTTTGCGCTGGTCCGTGCGCGCGGATTGAACGTGCCGATCGTGATGGGCTCTGCCACGCCGGGGATGGAAGACTTGCACGCTGCTTCGCAGGGGCGCTTCACCTATTTGCGTTTGTCCAAACGCGCCGGCGTCGCCAAACCGCCGCGGGTGCGCATCATGGATGTCCGCAAGCAAGCGCTCGAAGCCGGCCTGTCGCGCGATCTGATCGGCCGCATACGCGGCGCCTTGGATGCGGGCGGCCAAGTCTTGGTATTCCGCAACCGGCGCGGCTATGCCCCTGTGTTGATGTGCCGTGATTGCGGCTGGTCGGCGCAGTGCCAGCGCTGCGATGCCGCCATGACCGTGCATGGCCATGGACGGCGTCTGCAATGCCATCACTGCGGCGCAAGTCGTGCAGCGCCCACGGCGTGCCCGAACTGCAACAACCTGGCGTTGGAGCCGCAGGGACAAGGCACCGAACGCATTGAAACGTTTCTGGCCGATCACTTCGATGACGTGCCGGTGATTCGCATCGATCGCGGCAGCACGCAACGCAAAGACGCGATGGCGCGTCACTTCGAGACCTTGGGTGACGCACCCGGCATTTTGGTCGGCACGCAAATGTTGGCCAAGGGCCATGACTTGCCGAAGCTCGCATTGGTGGCGGTATTGGGGATTGACGAGGCCTTGTTCTCGACCGATTTTCGCGCCAGCGAACGTGTGGCGCAGCTCTTGATCCAAGTCGCGGGTCGCGCCGGTCGCGCCGAGATTCCGGGCGAAGTTATTTTGCAAACGCACCATCCCGACCACCCGCTGTTGAACACCTTGGTCGATGGCGGCTATCACGCCTTTGCCGACGCGGAATTAGGCTTGCGCGAAGCTGCCGGTTTTCCGCCATTCGCCCATATGGCCTTGCTGCGTGCGGAAGCCAAACAAGCGGAACCGCCGCGCGCGTTTCTTCAGGCCGCGCGTCGCCTGTTTGATGATCCCCGCGTTGAAGTGTCGGGTCCGGTGCCCGCACCGATGCAAAAGCGTGCCGGATTCGAGCGCATGCAGTTGTTCATTTCGTCAAAAGACCGCAAGGCGCTGCACGCGGCCTTGGACGCCATCGTTCCGCAACTCTATGCATCACCACAGGCACGTAAGGTGCGATGGTCGTTGGATATCGACCCGATCGATTTGTATTGA
- a CDS encoding DUF3106 domain-containing protein has protein sequence MRLDVRLLPLMLSIVLLGACTDTSGKRVDSAAAPDADQAAAFESAEKSRIAKQQQALWSALSDEEKSRVRAAAQAFSNLPRDKQEQLRSQYDALDDVTRRGYLLGPQLGEAWPHLQPVFGYVPETERAATLTMLRGLDREHLYALERVAWRTPVEYRDALRAKLFAMSPAQRNAWLFDQNQ, from the coding sequence ATGCGCCTTGATGTGCGTTTGCTGCCACTGATGCTAAGCATCGTTCTGCTCGGCGCATGTACCGACACCTCGGGCAAGCGGGTCGACAGTGCTGCAGCGCCGGACGCCGACCAGGCTGCGGCCTTCGAATCGGCTGAAAAGTCGCGCATTGCCAAACAGCAGCAAGCATTGTGGTCGGCCTTGTCGGACGAGGAGAAATCGCGCGTTCGTGCCGCGGCGCAGGCTTTCAGCAACCTGCCGCGTGACAAGCAGGAGCAATTGCGCTCACAGTACGACGCGCTCGACGACGTCACCCGTCGCGGTTACTTGCTCGGTCCGCAACTGGGAGAGGCGTGGCCGCATTTGCAGCCGGTGTTCGGCTACGTGCCGGAAACCGAGCGCGCCGCGACACTGACCATGTTGCGCGGCTTGGATCGCGAGCACCTTTACGCGTTGGAGCGTGTCGCTTGGCGGACGCCGGTGGAATATCGCGATGCACTACGTGCGAAGTTGTTTGCGATGTCCCCCGCGCAACGGAATGCGTGGTTGTTTGATCAAAACCAGTAG
- a CDS encoding MATE family efflux transporter gives MRHEMRTTAVLAAPLVLGHVSSGLIGFVDSALAGHHGTDTLAGVSVGNALYWLPMMVPMGVLMSLPPFVSELDGAGRREEVPALFRQALWLAAGLGIALFLVLSVWRYLLGPMGIDPQVIPHAVAFVEGIRWGIPAFTFYLCMRYLSDGLHWTLPTMVLGFGGLLVLVPLGYAMAFGVGGLPEMGASGLGFASAIMLWAQAICFALYLWKSKRFADLALFSRFEAPNKAILTNLLKTGLPIGGMVAMEGGLFIATSLLMGRLGATPAAAHQIAINVSSLCFMIPMGIAEATTVRVGHALGQTNTGKLRRAVVAGYTLLLITQTTSALLLIAGNQWVAGIYTNDMVVATMASQLLILAAVFQLPDGVQVISAGALRGLKDTRVPMLLAAFAYWGIGMPVGAGLGLAAGYGPAGMWVGLIAGLTVAALCLSWRAMRTIRKLEMQALG, from the coding sequence ATGCGCCACGAAATGCGAACGACGGCGGTCCTCGCTGCGCCTTTGGTGTTGGGTCACGTCTCTTCGGGTTTGATCGGCTTCGTCGACTCGGCATTGGCCGGACATCACGGCACCGATACTTTGGCCGGCGTTTCCGTGGGCAATGCGCTGTACTGGCTGCCGATGATGGTGCCCATGGGCGTGTTGATGTCATTGCCGCCATTTGTCTCGGAGTTGGATGGCGCCGGTCGGCGTGAAGAAGTGCCGGCGTTGTTCCGCCAGGCCCTGTGGCTGGCAGCGGGATTGGGAATCGCGCTTTTTCTGGTCTTGAGCGTTTGGCGTTATTTGCTCGGACCGATGGGCATCGATCCACAGGTCATTCCGCATGCGGTCGCCTTCGTGGAAGGTATTCGGTGGGGCATTCCAGCTTTCACCTTCTACTTGTGTATGCGGTATCTGAGTGACGGTCTGCATTGGACGCTGCCGACCATGGTGCTGGGATTCGGCGGGCTGCTGGTGTTGGTGCCTTTGGGCTATGCCATGGCCTTCGGCGTCGGTGGGTTGCCTGAGATGGGGGCATCCGGTCTCGGCTTTGCCTCCGCCATCATGTTGTGGGCACAAGCGATTTGTTTTGCTTTGTACTTGTGGAAATCGAAACGCTTTGCCGATCTGGCGTTGTTCAGTCGCTTCGAAGCACCGAACAAAGCCATCCTCACCAATTTGCTGAAAACCGGACTGCCGATCGGCGGCATGGTGGCCATGGAGGGCGGGCTGTTCATCGCGACTTCCTTGCTGATGGGGCGGCTGGGCGCCACACCGGCTGCCGCGCATCAAATCGCGATCAATGTGTCGAGTCTGTGTTTCATGATTCCGATGGGGATTGCCGAGGCGACCACTGTGCGTGTCGGGCACGCCTTGGGCCAAACCAACACGGGCAAACTCCGGCGCGCGGTCGTTGCCGGCTATACGTTGTTGCTCATCACGCAAACCACGTCGGCGCTGCTGTTGATTGCCGGGAACCAGTGGGTCGCGGGCATCTACACCAACGACATGGTAGTGGCGACGATGGCGAGCCAGCTGCTGATCCTGGCGGCGGTGTTCCAGCTGCCCGATGGCGTTCAGGTGATCTCCGCCGGCGCCCTGCGCGGGCTCAAGGACACGCGCGTGCCCATGCTGCTGGCGGCGTTTGCTTACTGGGGCATCGGCATGCCGGTCGGGGCGGGCCTCGGCCTTGCTGCCGGATACGGTCCGGCCGGGATGTGGGTCGGTTTGATTGCCGGTCTGACGGTCGCCGCCCTGTGCTTGAGCTGGCGGGCCATGCGCACCATCAGGAAGCTTGAAATGCAGGCGCTTGGATGA
- the sppA gene encoding signal peptide peptidase SppA, which translates to MNEVVVRRRGPIARFFLGLWNAVNFTRRLILNIVFFAVVLFIVGLLMREEQPVTMSANSVLLLEPRGRLVEQDDRDPLTRLLTDANSDSQQNRVVQLRDLVGAIDAATKDSHIKHILLDVDEFSPSGFASLHEVMAALQRFRASGKKITAFSQGLSQGQYLLASQANEIFLDPQGYGVMLEGLANYRPYMREGLQDKLGVDFRLFKVGEYKSAAEPYVRDNASPEAKTADLFWMNDLWTRYIGDVAKARNLSPEVMRAGIDNMASGVAAAQGDLAAYALQQKWVDGLKTREQVEDYLAKQGFADDNSDDGLRSIGANEFIASNRLKVPTISASSVGVVVAEGEIVPGKQDPGTIGGDSTAELLRSAREDDSIKAVVLRVNSPGGEVFASEQIRREVEALKKAAKPVVVSMGDVAASGGYWISMNADRIYADPSTITGSIGIFGLVPNVSRALGKIGVHTDGVGTSPLAGATDPTRPLDEGLATLIQSVIEKGYRDFTGKVAAARGKPVADIDAVARGRVWSGAQAKERGLVDAFGGLSDAVGDAAQRAKLGKSGNYNVRYIENSVKPFGGLFGSRLESRIAVAMLKHSGTLQGAVAGWVPNADKQLQAVQAQLIRRDASPVKAMAHCFCAF; encoded by the coding sequence ATGAATGAAGTTGTCGTCCGCCGCCGTGGTCCTATTGCACGGTTCTTTTTGGGCCTGTGGAATGCGGTGAATTTCACCCGCCGCTTGATCCTGAACATCGTCTTCTTCGCGGTGGTGCTTTTCATCGTCGGCCTGTTGATGCGGGAAGAACAACCGGTGACCATGTCCGCCAACTCGGTGCTCTTGCTTGAGCCGCGCGGACGCTTGGTGGAACAAGATGACCGCGATCCGTTGACGCGCTTGTTGACTGATGCCAACAGCGACAGCCAACAAAATCGCGTCGTGCAATTGCGTGACCTGGTCGGGGCCATCGATGCGGCCACGAAGGACAGCCACATCAAACACATCTTGTTGGATGTGGATGAATTCAGTCCGTCAGGATTCGCCTCGTTGCACGAAGTGATGGCGGCACTGCAGCGCTTCCGCGCCAGTGGCAAAAAAATCACCGCGTTCTCGCAAGGGCTTTCGCAAGGCCAATACTTGCTGGCTTCGCAAGCCAATGAAATCTTCCTCGATCCGCAAGGCTACGGCGTCATGCTGGAAGGCTTGGCGAACTATCGCCCGTATATGCGTGAAGGTTTGCAAGACAAGCTGGGTGTGGACTTCCGCTTGTTCAAAGTCGGTGAATACAAATCTGCCGCGGAACCCTATGTGCGTGACAACGCTTCACCTGAAGCCAAGACCGCCGATCTGTTCTGGATGAATGATCTGTGGACGCGTTACATCGGCGACGTGGCCAAAGCGCGCAATCTGAGCCCCGAGGTGATGCGTGCCGGCATAGACAACATGGCCAGCGGTGTCGCCGCAGCCCAAGGGGACTTGGCCGCTTATGCCTTGCAACAAAAATGGGTCGACGGTCTTAAGACGCGTGAGCAAGTTGAAGACTATCTCGCCAAGCAAGGGTTCGCCGATGACAATTCCGACGACGGACTGCGTTCGATCGGCGCCAATGAATTCATCGCCAGCAATCGCTTGAAAGTGCCGACGATCTCCGCGTCCTCCGTGGGTGTGGTGGTGGCTGAAGGCGAAATCGTGCCGGGCAAACAAGACCCCGGCACCATCGGCGGCGATTCCACAGCAGAGCTGTTGCGCTCTGCGCGCGAAGACGACAGCATCAAGGCAGTGGTCTTGCGTGTGAATTCACCGGGTGGCGAAGTGTTCGCGTCGGAGCAAATCCGTCGCGAAGTCGAAGCCTTGAAAAAGGCGGCCAAACCCGTGGTGGTCTCGATGGGTGATGTCGCGGCATCGGGCGGCTACTGGATCAGCATGAACGCCGATCGCATTTATGCCGATCCGTCCACCATTACCGGATCGATCGGCATCTTCGGATTGGTGCCCAATGTCAGCCGTGCGCTCGGCAAGATCGGCGTGCACACCGATGGCGTCGGCACCTCGCCGCTCGCCGGTGCCACCGATCCGACCCGCCCCTTGGATGAAGGTCTGGCCACCTTGATTCAAAGCGTGATCGAGAAGGGATACCGGGATTTCACCGGCAAAGTGGCTGCGGCCCGCGGCAAGCCGGTGGCCGATATTGATGCGGTCGCGCGCGGACGCGTGTGGAGCGGTGCCCAAGCCAAAGAACGCGGCTTGGTGGATGCATTCGGTGGTTTGTCTGATGCGGTGGGCGATGCCGCGCAACGGGCCAAGCTCGGCAAGTCCGGTAACTACAACGTGCGTTACATCGAAAACTCGGTCAAGCCCTTTGGTGGCCTCTTCGGTAGCCGGCTGGAGTCGCGCATCGCCGTCGCCATGTTGAAGCACTCCGGTACCTTGCAGGGCGCTGTCGCCGGATGGGTGCCGAATGCCGACAAACAGCTGCAGGCGGTGCAAGCACAGTTGATTCGTCGCGATGCCTCGCCGGTGAAAGCCATGGCACATTGCTTCTGCGCGTTTTAA
- a CDS encoding SDR family oxidoreductase: MDNARWRLDGSAALVTGGTAGIGLATVRMLLSLGADVRIVAREDAALTALQDELADEFPARDIAVFAADVADEVSRRDLLDWVEDQGDLHILVNNAGTNISKSAVEYSEDEWRGIFEVNLFSAFELSRYLHPLLSQHPSSSIVNVGSVSGLLHVRTGAPYGMSKAAMHQMTQNLAVEWAEDGVRVNCVAPWYIRTRRTSPKLSDPDYLDDVLLRTPMGRIGEPDEVASAICWLCMPAASYITGQCIAVDGGFSRYGF; encoded by the coding sequence ATGGACAATGCGCGTTGGCGGCTGGACGGCAGTGCCGCACTGGTGACCGGAGGAACGGCCGGGATTGGTCTTGCGACCGTTCGCATGCTGCTCTCGCTGGGGGCGGACGTGCGTATCGTGGCGCGAGAGGATGCCGCGCTGACCGCGTTGCAAGATGAACTCGCCGATGAATTTCCGGCGCGGGATATTGCCGTGTTCGCCGCCGATGTCGCCGATGAAGTGTCACGCCGCGACCTCTTGGATTGGGTGGAAGACCAAGGCGATCTGCACATTCTGGTCAACAACGCCGGCACCAACATCAGCAAGTCAGCGGTCGAATACAGCGAAGACGAATGGCGCGGCATTTTCGAAGTGAATCTCTTCAGTGCCTTCGAGCTGTCGCGCTATTTGCATCCGTTGCTGTCGCAACATCCGAGTTCCAGCATCGTCAATGTCGGCAGCGTTTCCGGACTGCTGCACGTGCGTACCGGCGCGCCCTACGGCATGAGCAAAGCCGCCATGCATCAAATGACCCAAAACCTGGCCGTGGAATGGGCGGAGGACGGCGTGCGGGTGAACTGCGTGGCGCCTTGGTACATCCGTACGCGGCGCACGTCGCCGAAGCTGTCGGATCCGGATTATTTGGATGATGTATTGCTGCGCACACCGATGGGTCGCATCGGTGAACCGGATGAAGTCGCGTCCGCGATTTGTTGGCTGTGCATGCCGGCGGCGAGTTACATCACCGGGCAATGCATTGCGGTGGACGGGGGTTTCAGCCGTTACGGATTCTGA
- a CDS encoding Sua5/YciO/YrdC/YwlC family protein, whose translation MDRLDSQHAARCLKSGGVVAYPTEGVWGLGCDPRNEAAVMHVLSIKRREVARGLILIAGDEIQLAPFIDMSALSGDAKARVRDSWPGPNTWIVPASVWAPAWITGAHTGIAVRVSAHPDVVALCAAFGGALVSTSANLTGEPAVSTADALDPRLLAMIEGVVAGETGGLASATPIRDALTGATLRA comes from the coding sequence ATGGACCGACTCGACAGCCAGCATGCCGCACGTTGCCTGAAATCGGGCGGCGTGGTGGCCTACCCGACCGAAGGCGTCTGGGGGCTGGGCTGCGATCCGCGCAATGAGGCGGCGGTCATGCATGTCTTGTCGATCAAGCGCCGTGAAGTCGCGCGCGGGCTCATTTTGATCGCGGGCGACGAAATCCAGCTCGCGCCCTTTATCGACATGTCGGCCTTGAGTGGCGATGCCAAAGCGCGCGTTCGCGACAGTTGGCCAGGCCCCAACACCTGGATCGTCCCGGCGTCGGTGTGGGCGCCCGCATGGATTACCGGCGCGCACACCGGCATTGCGGTGCGCGTGTCGGCACATCCGGACGTGGTGGCGCTGTGCGCCGCCTTCGGTGGCGCACTGGTCTCCACCAGTGCGAATTTGACCGGCGAGCCGGCTGTGTCGACTGCTGACGCCCTGGATCCGCGATTGCTGGCCATGATTGAAGGCGTGGTCGCCGGCGAAACCGGCGGACTGGCCTCGGCAACGCCGATCCGTGACGCCCTCACAGGCGCCACGCTTCGCGCCTGA
- a CDS encoding DNA topoisomerase I, with amino-acid sequence MSKHLLIVESPAKAKTINKYLGKDFTVLASYGHVRDLVPKEGAVDPAHGFKMRYDLIEKNEKHVDAIARAAKTADDIFLATDPDREGEAISWHIAEILAERKLLKDKPLHRVIFTEITPRAIKEAIAQPRQIAAPLVDAQQARRALDYLVGFNLSPVLWRKVQRGLSAGRVQSPALRMIVEREEEIEAFIAREYWSIEAECAHPSQNFTAKLVKLDGAKFEQFTITDGDTAEAARERIVKAAGGRLHVTDVASKERKRRPSPPFTTSTLQQEASRKLGFTTRRTMQVAQKLYEGVAIGEEGTVGLISYMRTDSVSLSQEALADIRDVIARDFGTQSLPDKPNFYQTKSKNAQEAHEAVRPTSALRTPAQLARFLTDDERKLYDLIWKRAVASQMIPATLNTVSVELSAGSEHVFRASGTTVVVPGFLSVYEEGKDAKAADDDDEGRKLPAMKPGDNVPLGSVHTDQHFTQPPPRYTEASLVKALEEFGIGRPSTYASIIQTLLFRKYAEMEGRAFRPTDVGRAVSNFLSAHFTRYVDYDFTAKMEDELDAVSRGEEQWVPLLEKFWGPFKELVDVKTESVDRTDAGSAVVLGTDPVSGKPVSARIGRFGPMVQIGTVEDEEKPKFASLQPGQSIYSITLDAALKLFDMPRTLGESNGEVVTVGIGRFGPFAKRGSTYASLKKEDDPYKIDFDRAVFLIEEKEEIARNRIIKSFEGSEIQVLNGRFGPYISDGAMNGKIPKDREPASLTLDEVTQLLAETGKPVRKGWGKKVAKKATAKKTATKKAPAKKAATKKATKKTAKKATKKTAKKATTKTATKKTATKKVTKRVSKTASNDDAPPF; translated from the coding sequence ATGTCGAAACACCTGCTCATCGTCGAGTCTCCCGCGAAAGCGAAGACCATCAACAAGTACCTGGGGAAGGACTTCACCGTTCTTGCCAGCTACGGGCACGTGCGCGACCTGGTACCGAAGGAAGGGGCGGTCGATCCCGCGCATGGCTTCAAGATGCGCTACGACTTGATCGAGAAGAACGAAAAACATGTCGATGCCATCGCCCGCGCCGCAAAGACCGCCGACGACATTTTTCTGGCGACTGACCCGGATCGCGAAGGTGAAGCCATCAGTTGGCACATTGCCGAGATCTTGGCCGAACGCAAACTGCTGAAAGACAAACCTTTGCATCGGGTGATCTTTACGGAAATCACGCCACGTGCGATCAAGGAAGCCATAGCCCAACCGCGTCAAATTGCCGCGCCGTTGGTGGATGCGCAACAGGCGCGCCGCGCGCTCGACTATCTCGTCGGTTTCAATTTGTCGCCGGTGCTGTGGCGCAAAGTGCAACGCGGTTTGTCGGCGGGGCGCGTGCAGTCACCTGCGCTTCGGATGATTGTCGAGCGCGAAGAAGAAATCGAAGCCTTCATCGCGCGCGAATATTGGTCGATTGAAGCGGAGTGTGCGCATCCGTCGCAGAACTTCACCGCGAAATTGGTGAAGCTCGATGGCGCCAAGTTCGAACAGTTCACCATTACCGACGGCGACACCGCGGAAGCGGCGCGCGAGCGCATCGTCAAGGCAGCGGGCGGACGCCTGCATGTCACCGACGTCGCCAGCAAAGAGCGCAAACGCCGCCCGTCGCCGCCGTTCACAACTTCCACCCTGCAACAGGAAGCGTCGCGAAAGCTCGGTTTCACCACGCGCCGTACCATGCAGGTCGCGCAGAAACTGTATGAAGGTGTGGCCATCGGCGAAGAAGGCACGGTCGGCCTGATCTCTTATATGCGTACCGACTCGGTCAGCCTTTCGCAAGAAGCGCTCGCCGACATCCGCGATGTGATCGCGCGCGATTTCGGCACGCAGTCGCTCCCCGACAAGCCGAACTTCTATCAAACCAAATCCAAGAACGCCCAAGAGGCGCACGAAGCGGTCCGCCCGACCTCGGCATTGCGCACGCCGGCGCAATTGGCGAGGTTCCTGACCGATGACGAACGCAAGTTGTACGACTTGATTTGGAAGCGTGCCGTTGCATCGCAAATGATTCCGGCCACACTCAACACCGTGTCGGTGGAATTGTCTGCCGGTTCCGAACATGTGTTCCGCGCCTCCGGCACCACTGTGGTCGTGCCGGGGTTCTTGTCGGTGTACGAAGAAGGCAAAGATGCCAAAGCCGCCGACGACGATGACGAAGGGCGCAAGTTGCCGGCGATGAAGCCGGGTGACAACGTGCCGCTCGGCAGCGTGCACACGGATCAACATTTCACGCAGCCGCCGCCGCGATATACCGAAGCGTCGTTGGTGAAAGCCTTGGAAGAGTTCGGCATCGGCCGTCCTTCCACCTATGCCTCCATCATTCAAACACTGCTGTTCCGCAAGTACGCGGAAATGGAAGGCCGCGCGTTCCGACCCACCGATGTCGGTCGTGCCGTTTCGAACTTCTTGAGTGCGCACTTCACCCGCTACGTCGACTACGACTTCACCGCAAAAATGGAAGACGAGCTCGACGCGGTCAGCCGCGGCGAAGAGCAATGGGTGCCTTTGCTCGAGAAATTCTGGGGACCGTTCAAGGAATTGGTGGACGTCAAAACCGAAAGCGTTGATCGCACCGACGCGGGCAGCGCGGTGGTGCTCGGTACCGATCCGGTCAGCGGCAAACCGGTCAGTGCGCGCATTGGCCGATTCGGCCCGATGGTACAAATCGGTACGGTCGAAGATGAGGAAAAACCGAAGTTCGCCTCGCTGCAACCGGGCCAGAGTATTTATTCGATCACGCTCGACGCGGCGCTCAAGCTGTTCGACATGCCGCGCACGCTGGGTGAATCCAACGGTGAAGTGGTCACGGTCGGCATCGGTCGCTTCGGACCCTTCGCCAAGCGCGGCAGTACCTATGCGTCTTTGAAAAAGGAAGATGATCCGTACAAGATCGATTTCGATCGCGCCGTGTTCTTGATTGAGGAAAAGGAAGAGATCGCGCGCAATCGCATCATCAAGTCGTTCGAAGGCAGCGAAATCCAAGTGTTGAACGGGCGCTTCGGCCCGTACATCAGCGATGGCGCGATGAACGGCAAGATACCGAAAGATCGCGAGCCCGCCTCACTGACCTTGGACGAAGTCACCCAACTGCTGGCCGAAACCGGCAAACCGGTGCGCAAGGGTTGGGGTAAGAAGGTCGCAAAGAAAGCGACCGCAAAGAAGACGGCAACAAAGAAGGCGCCGGCCAAGAAGGCCGCGACCAAGAAAGCGACAAAAAAGACGGCGAAAAAGGCCACCAAGAAGACCGCCAAGAAAGCCACAACAAAAACCGCGACGAAAAAAACCGCCACCAAGAAAGTCACCAAACGGGTGAGCAAGACGGCGAGCAACGACGACGCACCACCGTTCTAA
- a CDS encoding DUF494 family protein, which yields MKESILDVLLYLFEHYFTADTDLGRDRDSLQSTLIGAGFSPAEIHRAFEWLEGLAEERPMTATHTGNIGPTRVFFGPELTKFDVESRGFLTYLEQQGVLSPSQRERVVDRAMALDQDEIDLDDMKWVVLMVLFNQPGSEAAYAWMETQMCEEDPESVH from the coding sequence ATGAAGGAAAGCATTCTGGACGTACTGCTATACCTTTTTGAGCATTACTTCACCGCGGACACCGATCTCGGCCGCGATCGCGACTCGCTCCAAAGCACTTTGATCGGTGCCGGTTTCAGCCCCGCCGAGATCCACCGTGCATTCGAATGGCTGGAAGGATTGGCCGAAGAGCGGCCCATGACCGCCACCCACACCGGCAATATCGGCCCCACTCGCGTGTTTTTCGGCCCCGAATTGACGAAGTTCGACGTCGAAAGCCGCGGTTTCCTAACCTATTTGGAACAACAAGGCGTGCTCTCGCCGTCCCAGCGTGAACGCGTGGTGGACCGGGCCATGGCCTTGGACCAGGACGAAATTGACCTCGACGACATGAAATGGGTCGTTTTGATGGTGCTTTTCAACCAGCCCGGCTCGGAAGCCGCCTACGCCTGGATGGAAACCCAGATGTGCGAGGAAGACCCCGAATCGGTGCATTGA